From a single Poecilia reticulata strain Guanapo linkage group LG2, Guppy_female_1.0+MT, whole genome shotgun sequence genomic region:
- the LOC103475067 gene encoding beta-crystallin S-1-like: MEKIIFYEDRNFQGRYHESGNDFSDLHTYVSRCNSIKVLGGFWVVYEKPNYMGHQYVLSPGEYPDYQYWLGINDAVRSCRVVRHVGNMWRMKIWEKPNFEGESVELSDNMPTFHERWQSRDVQSCKVFEGAWIFYEHPNYRGRQYLLEKGEYRRYSEWGGRQPSVGSVRRVKN, translated from the exons ATGGAAAAG atcatcTTCTACGAGGATAGAAACTTTCAGGGCCGATATCATGAAAGCGGCAACGACTTCAGCGATCTGCACACGTACGTCAGCCGCTGTAACTCCATCAAAGTCCTGGGCGGGTTCTGGGTGGTCTATGAGAAACCGAACTACATGGGCCACCAGTACGTGCTGAGTCCAGGAGAGTATCCAGACTACCAGTACTGGCTGGGTATCAACGACGCAGTCAGGTCTTGCCGTGTCGTTAGACAT GTGGGGAATATGTGGCGGATGAAGATTTGGGAGAAGCCGAACTTTGAGGGCGAGTCTGTGGAGCTGTCAGACAACATGCCCACCTTCCATGAGCGCTGGCAGAGCCGCGACGTCCAGTCCTGCAAAGTGTTCGAGGGGGCCTGGATCTTCTACGAACACCCCAACTACAGGGGGCGCCAGTACCTGCTGGAGAAGGGCGAGTACAGGCGGTACTCGGAGTGGGGAGGCAGGCAGCCCAGTGTGGGCTCAGTGCGCCGGGTGAAGAACTAA